The following proteins are encoded in a genomic region of Tenebrio molitor chromosome 7, icTenMoli1.1, whole genome shotgun sequence:
- the LOC138135055 gene encoding uncharacterized protein — MTISKSPSPNSGSKKKFQPHHKKTFTQAEAACEDHFIRTHSRDPSGRYNVRLPLIADISTLGNSKEKAQRCLRRLLTQLSRNENLHQRYSDFMSEYESLGHMVPVPSDAPEPPHAHPVCRLQNSQLDADSKHPAILPKESQLAQLIISHAHSRTMHGGTQLILSLIRKSCWIVGGRAPVKSFIQKCLTCARIRGVRAQQLMGQLPAPRVTPSLVFENTGVDYAGPVSLKFNQGRGTRFYKGWVAVFVCFSTSAIHLEVATDYSSEAFIKAYRRFISRRGIRKTLRNDCGTNFKGADVLLKKLFDQSTHQFNELQRLPTNDGTRWIFNPPGAPHMEGKWEAAVKSVKHHLRRTIADTVLTYEDFSTLLAQVEAIFNSRPLSTLSDDPEDISALTPGHFIRGAALTTIPEPTLTHLPDSRLSHLQRIQARLQTFWDRWSTECLQANQLTSKWKHSHNDIKQGSLVLLTDERYPPSKWPLARVTQIHPGVDGLTRVVTIKTATATLTRSVTKLALLPISIYEENSDNSLENHHHQEELDVS, encoded by the exons ATGACAATCTCCAAGAGTCCCTCTCCAAATTCTGGATCCAAGAAGAAGTTCCAACCTCATCACAAGAAAACCTTCACACAAGCTGAAGCCGCATGTGAAGATCATTTCATCAGAACACACTCAAGAGATCCCTCAGGTCGGTACAATGTACGACTACCTCTCATCGCTGACATCTCAACACTAGGCAACTCAAAGGAAAAGGCTCAACGGTGTCTTCGCAGACTTCTCACACAACTCTCACGCAACGAAAATCTCCATCAACGGTACAGCGACTTCATGAGCGAGTATGAATCCCTCGGACACATGGTTCCGGTGCCGTCGGATGCTCCAGAGCCACCTCATGC GCATCCTGTGTGTCGACTCCAGAACTCACAGCTAGATGCAGACAGTAAGCACCCAGCTATTTTGCCCAAAGAAAGTCAACTAGCTCAACTCATCATCTCCCATGCTCACTCCAGAACAATGCACGGAGGTACTCAACTCATCCTCTCCCTGATCAGAAAAAGTTGTTGGATCGTAGGAGGCAGGGCTCCTGTAAAGTCATTCATCCAGAAATGTCTCACCTGTGCTCGTATTCGTGGAGTTCGAGCTCAACAGTTAATGGGTCAACTCCCTGCACCACGTGTCACACCTTCACTAGTATTTGAAAACACAGGAGTTGATTACGCAGGACCTGTGTCGTTAAAATTCAATCAAGGTAGAGGCACTCGCTTTTACAAGGGTTGGGTAGCCGTATTTGTGTGTTTCTCAACATCAGCGATTCATTTGGAGGTTGCAACAGACTACTCATCGGAAGCATTTATCAAAGCGTACAGACGGTTTATCAGTCGACGTGGAATTCGCAAAACCCTACGCAACGACTGCGGAACAAACTTTAAAGGTGCTGATGTACTGCTCAAAAAACTTTTCGATCAGTCAACGCATCAATTCAACGAACTTCAACGTCTTCCCACCAATGATGGAACAAGGTGGATATTCAATCCTCCAGGTGCGCCCCACATGGAAGGCAAATGGGAAGCCGCCGTCAAGTCGGTGAAACATCACCTTCGACGCACAATCGCAGATACTGTGCTGACCTATGAAGATTTCTCAACATTGTTGGCCCAAGTAGAAGCGATTTTCAACTCACGACCTCTCAGTACACTCTCAGATGACCCAGAAGACATCTCAGCACTCACTCCAGGGCATTTCATTCGTGGTGCTGCTCTCACCACGATTCCAGAGCCAACTCTCACTCATTTGCCAGACTCACGACTTTCTCATCTTCAGAGAATCCAAGCAAGACTCCAAACATTTTGGGACAGATGGTCCACAGAATGTCTGCAAGCTAACCAATTAACCTCAAAATGGAAACACTCTCACAACGACATCAAGCAAGGCTCATTAGTTCTCCTCACAGACGAGCGGTACCCACCGTCCAAGTGGCCGCTTGCCAGAGTAACTCAAATTCACCCAGGTGTGGACGGGTTAACTCGGGTAGTGACGATCAAGACAGCTACCGCCACGCTAACAAGATCAGTAACAAAGCTCGCCTTGTTACCAATTTCAATATATGAGGAAAACTCAGACAATTCTCTGGaaaatcatcatcatcaagaaGAACTAGACGTCTCATAG